A genomic window from Aquabacterium sp. OR-4 includes:
- a CDS encoding F0F1 ATP synthase subunit epsilon has translation MATIHVDVVSAEESIFSGEAKFVALPGENGELGILPRHTPLITRIKPGAVRIERADNGQEEFVFVAGGILEVQPHCVTVLADTAIRGHDLDEAKATEAKKKAEEAIKNAKSDLDLARAQSEFAMMAAQIAAIAKLRRK, from the coding sequence ATGGCAACCATTCACGTCGACGTGGTCAGCGCTGAAGAAAGCATCTTCAGCGGCGAGGCCAAGTTCGTCGCGCTGCCGGGCGAGAACGGCGAGCTGGGCATCCTGCCCCGCCACACGCCGCTGATCACCCGCATCAAGCCGGGTGCGGTGCGCATCGAGCGCGCTGACAACGGCCAGGAAGAGTTCGTGTTCGTGGCCGGCGGCATCCTCGAGGTGCAGCCGCACTGCGTCACCGTGCTGGCCGATACCGCCATCCGCGGCCATGACCTCGACGAAGCCAAGGCCACCGAGGCCAAGAAGAAGGCCGAAGAGGCGATCAAGAACGCCAAGAGCGACCTCGATCTGGCCCGTGCCCAGAGCGAGTTCGCGATGATGGCCGCGCAGATCGCCGCCATCGCCAAGCTGCGTCG
- the atpD gene encoding F0F1 ATP synthase subunit beta has protein sequence MANTQAQGKIVQCIGAVVDVEFPRNSMPKVYDALKLEGSALTLEVQQQLGDGIVRTIALGSSDGLRRGLMVSNTGSAITVPVGKATLGRIMDVLGNPIDERGPVSMDLSAQIHRKAPAYDELSPSQELLETGIKVIDLICPFAKGGKVGLFGGAGVGKTVNMMELINNIAKAHSGLSVFAGVGERTREGNDFYHEMADSGVVNLEKLEDSKVAMVYGQMNEPPGNRLRVALTGLTIAESFRDEGKDVLFFVDNIYRYTLAGTEVSALLGRMPSAVGYQPTLAEEMGRLQERITSTKVGSITSIQAVYVPADDLTDPSPATTFAHLDATVVLSRDIASLGIYPAVDPLDSTSRQVDPNVVGEEHYNTTRAVQGTLQRYKELRDIIAILGMDELSPEDKLAVARARKIQRFLSQPFHVAEVFTGSPGKYVPLKETIRGFKMIVAGECDHLPEQAFYMVGTIDEAFEKAKKMQ, from the coding sequence ATGGCTAACACCCAAGCACAAGGCAAGATCGTCCAGTGCATCGGCGCTGTGGTGGACGTTGAGTTCCCGCGCAACAGCATGCCCAAGGTGTACGACGCGCTGAAGCTCGAAGGCTCGGCGCTCACCCTCGAAGTGCAGCAGCAGCTGGGCGACGGCATCGTGCGCACCATCGCGCTGGGCTCGTCCGACGGCCTGCGCCGCGGCCTGATGGTCAGCAACACCGGCTCGGCCATCACCGTGCCGGTGGGCAAGGCCACGCTGGGCCGCATCATGGACGTGCTGGGCAACCCGATCGACGAGCGCGGTCCGGTCAGCATGGACCTGTCGGCCCAGATCCACCGCAAGGCCCCGGCCTATGACGAGCTGAGCCCCAGCCAGGAACTGCTGGAAACCGGCATCAAGGTGATCGACCTGATCTGCCCGTTCGCCAAGGGCGGCAAGGTGGGTCTGTTCGGTGGCGCCGGCGTGGGCAAGACCGTGAACATGATGGAGCTCATCAACAACATCGCCAAGGCGCACAGCGGCCTGTCGGTGTTTGCCGGTGTGGGCGAGCGCACCCGCGAGGGCAACGACTTCTATCACGAGATGGCCGATTCGGGCGTCGTGAACCTCGAGAAGCTCGAAGACTCCAAGGTGGCCATGGTCTACGGCCAGATGAACGAGCCCCCGGGCAACCGTCTGCGCGTGGCGCTGACCGGCCTGACCATCGCCGAGTCGTTCCGCGACGAAGGCAAGGACGTGCTGTTCTTCGTCGACAACATCTACCGCTACACGCTGGCCGGTACCGAAGTGTCGGCACTGCTGGGTCGCATGCCTTCCGCCGTGGGCTACCAGCCGACGCTGGCCGAAGAAATGGGCCGCCTGCAAGAGCGCATCACCTCCACCAAGGTGGGCTCGATCACCTCGATCCAGGCCGTGTACGTGCCGGCGGACGACCTGACCGACCCGTCGCCTGCCACCACCTTCGCCCACTTGGACGCCACCGTGGTGCTGAGCCGCGACATCGCCTCGCTGGGCATCTACCCCGCCGTCGATCCGCTGGACAGCACCTCGCGCCAGGTCGACCCGAACGTGGTGGGTGAAGAGCACTACAACACCACCCGCGCCGTGCAGGGCACGCTGCAGCGCTACAAGGAACTGCGCGACATCATCGCCATCCTGGGCATGGACGAACTCAGCCCGGAAGACAAGCTGGCCGTGGCCCGCGCGCGCAAGATCCAGCGCTTCCTGTCGCAGCCCTTCCACGTGGCCGAGGTGTTCACCGGCTCGCCCGGCAAGTACGTGCCGCTGAAGGAAACCATCCGCGGTTTCAAGATGATCGTGGCCGGCGAGTGCGATCACCTGCCGGAGCAGGCCTTCTACATGGTCGGCACCATCGACGAGGCCTTCGAGAAAGCCAAGAAGATGCAGTGA
- the atpG gene encoding F0F1 ATP synthase subunit gamma — protein MAVGKEIRGKIKSFENTKKITKAMEMVSASKMRKAQDRMRAARPYADKIRNITANLSQANPEYKSPYMRQGDESKVTGFVVVTTDKGLCGGLNTNVLRAVTNKMRDVQAAGGKSQAVAIGNKGFGFLNRLGAPVISHVTQLGDTPVLEKLIGPVKVMLDAFVEGKVDAVYLCYTKFINTMKQEPMVEQLLPLTAERLEQTAAEKVQHGWDYVYEPDAASVIDDLLTRYIEALVYQAVAENMASEQSARMVAMKAATENAGTLIADLKLVYNKTRQAAITTELSEIVSGAAAISG, from the coding sequence ATGGCAGTCGGAAAAGAAATACGCGGCAAGATCAAGAGCTTCGAGAACACGAAGAAGATCACCAAGGCCATGGAGATGGTCTCGGCCTCGAAGATGCGCAAGGCGCAGGACCGCATGCGCGCGGCCCGGCCCTATGCCGACAAGATCCGCAACATCACGGCCAACCTGTCTCAGGCCAATCCTGAGTACAAGAGCCCGTACATGCGCCAGGGCGACGAGTCCAAGGTGACCGGCTTCGTTGTCGTCACCACCGACAAGGGCCTGTGCGGCGGCTTGAACACCAACGTGCTGCGTGCCGTCACCAACAAGATGCGTGACGTGCAGGCCGCCGGCGGCAAGAGCCAGGCCGTGGCCATCGGCAACAAGGGTTTCGGCTTCCTCAACCGCCTGGGCGCCCCGGTCATCAGCCATGTCACCCAGCTGGGCGACACGCCGGTGCTCGAGAAGCTGATCGGGCCGGTCAAGGTGATGCTCGATGCCTTCGTCGAAGGCAAGGTCGATGCGGTCTACCTCTGCTACACCAAGTTCATCAACACGATGAAGCAGGAACCGATGGTCGAGCAGCTGCTGCCGCTGACCGCCGAGCGCCTGGAGCAGACGGCGGCCGAGAAGGTGCAGCACGGCTGGGACTATGTCTACGAGCCGGATGCGGCGTCGGTGATCGACGACCTGCTCACCCGCTACATCGAGGCGCTGGTCTACCAGGCCGTGGCCGAGAACATGGCCTCGGAGCAGTCGGCGCGCATGGTGGCCATGAAGGCCGCCACCGAGAACGCCGGCACGCTGATCGCCGACCTGAAGCTGGTCTACAACAAGACCCGCCAGGCGGCCATCACCACCGAGCTGTCCGAGATCGTCAGCGGCGCGGCCGCCATCAGCGGCTGA
- the atpA gene encoding F0F1 ATP synthase subunit alpha has translation MQLNPAEISELIKSRIEGLGVSADIKNQGTVVSVTDGIVRVHGLSDVMAGEMLEFPATASGQATYGLALNLERDSVGAVILGEYEHISEGDTVKCTGRILEVPVGPELIGRVVNALGQPIDGKGPINAKMTDVIEKVAPGVIARKSVDQPVQTGLKCIDSMVPIGRGQRELIIGDRQTGKTAVAIDAIINQKGQNMTCVYVAIGQKASSIKNVVRALEQHGAMDYTIVVAASASESAAMQYVSAYSGCTMGEYFRDRGQDALIIYDDLSKQAVAYRQVSLLLRRPPGREAFPGDVFYLHSRLLERAARVNADYVEAFTKGEVKGKTGSLTALPVIETQAGDVSAFVPTNVISITDGQIFLETNLFNSGVRPAINAGISVSRVGGAAQTKLIKGLSGGIRTDLAQYRELAAFAQFASDLDASTKKQLDRGARVTELLKQVQYAPLSISLMAASLYAVNKGYFDSVEVKKVLAFEHGLHQHLKSSHAALLAKLEAEKALDKTAEEELAGAITAFKKSFA, from the coding sequence ATGCAACTGAATCCCGCAGAAATTTCCGAGCTGATCAAGAGCCGCATTGAGGGCCTTGGCGTCTCGGCCGACATCAAGAACCAGGGCACGGTCGTGTCCGTCACCGACGGCATCGTGCGCGTGCACGGCCTGTCCGACGTGATGGCCGGCGAAATGCTCGAGTTCCCCGCCACCGCCAGTGGCCAGGCCACCTACGGCCTGGCGCTCAACCTCGAGCGCGACTCGGTTGGCGCGGTGATCCTGGGCGAATACGAGCACATCTCCGAAGGCGACACCGTCAAGTGCACGGGCCGCATCCTGGAAGTGCCGGTCGGCCCCGAGCTGATCGGCCGCGTCGTCAACGCGCTGGGTCAGCCGATCGACGGCAAGGGCCCGATCAACGCCAAGATGACCGACGTGATCGAGAAGGTCGCGCCCGGCGTGATCGCCCGCAAGAGCGTTGACCAGCCGGTGCAGACCGGCCTGAAGTGCATCGACTCGATGGTGCCGATCGGCCGTGGCCAGCGCGAGCTGATCATCGGCGACCGCCAGACCGGCAAGACCGCCGTGGCCATCGACGCGATCATCAACCAGAAGGGTCAGAACATGACCTGCGTCTACGTCGCGATCGGCCAGAAGGCTTCGTCGATCAAGAACGTGGTGCGCGCTCTGGAACAGCACGGCGCGATGGACTACACCATCGTCGTCGCCGCGTCGGCCTCCGAATCGGCCGCCATGCAGTACGTGTCGGCCTACTCGGGCTGCACGATGGGCGAGTACTTCCGCGACCGCGGCCAAGACGCGCTGATCATTTACGACGACCTGTCCAAGCAGGCCGTGGCCTACCGTCAGGTCTCGCTGCTGCTGCGCCGCCCGCCGGGCCGCGAAGCCTTCCCTGGCGACGTGTTCTATCTCCACAGCCGCCTGCTCGAGCGTGCAGCCCGCGTGAATGCCGACTACGTCGAAGCCTTCACCAAGGGCGAGGTCAAGGGCAAGACGGGTTCGCTGACCGCCCTGCCGGTGATCGAAACCCAGGCCGGTGACGTGTCGGCCTTCGTGCCGACCAACGTGATCTCGATCACCGACGGCCAGATCTTCCTGGAAACCAACCTGTTCAACAGCGGCGTGCGCCCGGCCATCAACGCCGGCATCTCGGTGTCGCGCGTCGGTGGTGCAGCCCAGACCAAGCTGATCAAGGGCCTGTCGGGCGGCATCCGTACCGACCTGGCGCAGTACCGTGAACTGGCCGCCTTCGCGCAGTTCGCCTCCGATCTGGACGCTTCCACCAAGAAGCAGCTGGACCGCGGCGCACGCGTGACCGAGCTGCTCAAGCAGGTGCAGTACGCCCCGCTGTCGATCAGCCTGATGGCCGCCTCGCTGTACGCGGTGAACAAGGGCTACTTCGACAGCGTCGAGGTCAAGAAGGTCCTGGCCTTCGAGCACGGCCTGCACCAGCACCTCAAGAGCAGCCACGCGGCCCTGCTGGCCAAGCTGGAAGCCGAGAAGGCTCTGGACAAGACCGCCGAAGAAGAACTGGCCGGCGCGATCACCGCGTTCAAGAAGTCCTTCGCTTAA
- a CDS encoding F0F1 ATP synthase subunit delta: MAELATIARPYAEALIAAGADQAAVTQVAALAAVAADAEVQQFAGHPKVTGQQVHELVAGLAGRQQAMGTTALNLLQAVVDNGRLAALPEIALQAQALLNQRSGVSQALVQSAFPMDAAQLGEIQPVLEQRFGRKLEIVVEVDANLIGGIRAVVGDEVFDTSVRARLERMRLALTA, translated from the coding sequence ATGGCCGAGCTCGCAACCATTGCGCGTCCGTACGCCGAGGCATTGATCGCGGCCGGCGCCGACCAGGCGGCCGTCACCCAGGTGGCGGCGCTGGCGGCGGTGGCGGCCGATGCCGAGGTGCAGCAGTTTGCCGGCCACCCCAAGGTGACCGGCCAGCAGGTGCATGAACTCGTCGCGGGTCTTGCCGGTCGCCAGCAGGCGATGGGCACGACCGCGCTGAACCTGCTGCAGGCCGTGGTCGACAACGGCCGCCTGGCCGCCCTGCCCGAGATCGCGCTGCAGGCGCAGGCGCTGCTGAACCAGCGTTCCGGCGTGTCGCAGGCCCTGGTGCAGAGCGCCTTTCCGATGGATGCCGCCCAGCTGGGCGAGATCCAGCCGGTGCTCGAACAGCGCTTCGGCCGCAAGCTCGAGATCGTGGTCGAGGTCGACGCCAACCTGATCGGCGGCATCCGCGCCGTGGTTGGCGACGAGGTGTTTGACACCTCGGTGCGCGCGCGCCTCGAGCGCATGCGCCTGGCCCTGACCGCCTGA
- a CDS encoding F0F1 ATP synthase subunit B has product MNINATLWIQWIPFAILAFVTAKFIWPPLAKALDERAKKIADGLAAADRAKLELADANKRVEQQLSATRDEAAKRLADAERLGASLVEEAKRRASDEAAKILAAAKADADQQLMQAREQLRDQVAGLAVKGAEQILRREVNAQAHADLLSQLKSEL; this is encoded by the coding sequence GTGAACATCAACGCAACTTTGTGGATCCAGTGGATCCCCTTTGCGATCCTCGCCTTCGTGACGGCCAAGTTCATTTGGCCGCCGCTGGCCAAGGCCCTGGACGAGCGCGCAAAGAAGATCGCGGATGGTCTGGCGGCTGCCGATCGTGCCAAGCTGGAACTGGCCGACGCCAACAAGCGCGTCGAGCAGCAACTCAGCGCAACGCGTGACGAAGCGGCCAAGCGCCTGGCCGATGCCGAGCGCCTGGGTGCCAGCCTGGTCGAGGAAGCCAAGCGTCGCGCCAGCGACGAGGCCGCCAAGATCCTGGCCGCCGCCAAGGCCGACGCCGACCAGCAGCTGATGCAGGCGCGTGAGCAACTGCGTGACCAGGTCGCCGGTCTGGCCGTCAAGGGCGCCGAGCAGATCCTGCGCCGCGAGGTCAATGCCCAGGCCCACGCCGATCTGCTGTCGCAGCTGAAGAGCGAGCTGTAA
- the atpE gene encoding F0F1 ATP synthase subunit C — protein MNDILGLVALACGIIVGLGAIGASIGIALMGGKFLESSARQPELMNELQTKMFILAGLIDAAFLIGVAIALLFAFANPFAATLLANLPK, from the coding sequence ATGAACGACATCCTCGGTCTGGTTGCTCTGGCTTGCGGCATCATCGTGGGCCTCGGCGCCATTGGCGCTTCGATCGGTATTGCGCTGATGGGCGGCAAGTTCCTCGAGTCGTCGGCCCGTCAGCCTGAGCTGATGAACGAACTGCAGACGAAGATGTTCATCCTGGCCGGTCTGATCGACGCCGCGTTCCTGATCGGCGTGGCCATCGCCCTGCTGTTCGCGTTCGCCAACCCGTTCGCCGCCACGCTGCTGGCCAACCTGCCGAAGTAA
- the atpB gene encoding F0F1 ATP synthase subunit A, which translates to MAAEGSGPSAGEYITHHLQHLQKDFSFNSVKQKDIVDFSLFNFDSLFFSTVLGLVAVFLLWRGARAATSGVPGRWQAAVEMLFELVDNQAKSVIHNEASRRFVGPMALTAFIWIFLMNFMDMLPVDFLPQIWHTAGPAMGFKDYMRVVPSADLSTTLGMSTFVLLVCLFYSVKIKGLGGWGHELVSAPFGSHPVLWPFNFLMQMIEFLAKTVSHGMRLFGNMFAGELVFMLIALMGGAWALNASGISLALGHVVAGTIWTLFHILVIVLQAFIFMMLTLIYIGQAHDHH; encoded by the coding sequence ATGGCAGCCGAAGGCAGTGGACCCAGCGCTGGTGAGTACATCACCCATCACCTGCAGCACCTGCAGAAGGATTTCTCCTTCAACAGCGTGAAGCAGAAAGACATCGTCGATTTCAGCCTGTTCAATTTCGACTCGCTGTTCTTCTCGACCGTGTTGGGCCTGGTGGCCGTGTTCCTGCTGTGGCGTGGCGCGCGTGCCGCCACCTCGGGCGTGCCCGGCCGCTGGCAGGCTGCGGTGGAGATGCTGTTTGAGCTGGTGGACAACCAGGCCAAGAGCGTGATCCACAACGAGGCCAGCCGCCGTTTCGTCGGCCCGATGGCGCTCACCGCGTTCATCTGGATCTTCCTGATGAACTTCATGGACATGCTGCCGGTGGACTTCCTGCCGCAGATCTGGCACACCGCCGGTCCGGCGATGGGCTTCAAGGACTACATGCGCGTCGTGCCGTCGGCCGACCTGTCCACCACGCTGGGCATGTCGACCTTCGTGCTGCTGGTGTGCCTGTTCTACAGCGTCAAGATCAAGGGCCTGGGCGGCTGGGGCCATGAGCTGGTGTCGGCGCCCTTCGGTTCGCACCCGGTGCTGTGGCCGTTCAACTTCCTGATGCAGATGATCGAGTTCCTGGCCAAGACCGTCTCGCACGGTATGCGGCTGTTCGGCAACATGTTTGCCGGCGAACTCGTCTTCATGCTGATCGCGCTGATGGGCGGTGCCTGGGCACTGAATGCCTCGGGCATCAGCCTGGCCCTGGGCCACGTTGTGGCCGGCACGATCTGGACGCTGTTTCACATCCTCGTGATCGTGCTGCAGGCGTTCATCTTCATGATGCTCACGCTGATCTACATCGGTCAAGCGCACGATCATCATTGA
- a CDS encoding ATP synthase subunit I codes for MPDRRDATAARQDTWGQPEDEAADEGFKRLSREEAAALRARHPSVSPWRVIAVQAVVGVAVALIGQLLTGRSEVAWSLLYGAAAVVVPGALMARGMTRKRPGMTAGSLAVSFMLWELVKIGVSVAMLGVANWILQPPHWPALLVGLVVALKMYWAALLMWRRSKF; via the coding sequence ATGCCTGATCGGCGCGACGCCACAGCCGCCCGACAAGACACCTGGGGCCAGCCAGAAGATGAGGCGGCAGACGAGGGTTTCAAGAGGCTCAGTCGCGAGGAGGCGGCCGCCCTGCGAGCCCGCCATCCGTCGGTGTCACCCTGGCGGGTCATCGCCGTGCAGGCGGTGGTGGGTGTGGCGGTGGCCCTGATCGGGCAGCTGCTCACCGGACGGTCCGAGGTGGCGTGGTCACTGCTCTACGGGGCAGCGGCTGTGGTGGTGCCGGGGGCCTTGATGGCGCGCGGCATGACCCGCAAGCGCCCTGGCATGACAGCCGGCTCGTTGGCCGTCAGTTTCATGTTGTGGGAGCTGGTGAAAATCGGTGTTTCGGTCGCGATGCTGGGCGTCGCGAACTGGATCCTGCAGCCTCCCCACTGGCCTGCCCTGCTGGTCGGTCTGGTGGTTGCGCTGAAGATGTATTGGGCGGCGCTGCTGATGTGGCGACGTTCGAAGTTTTGA
- a CDS encoding SMP-30/gluconolactonase/LRE family protein, with protein MTLLDPAALSALPVPHALLGESPLWHPDEQVLYWVDIPGRVLHRFDPLRGEHRAWPQASDPACCVPVLGGGLLLAMRDGLWHFDTRRGERTRVAKPPYDPATQRFNDGKADAQGRFWIGTIDDAREPRAALYCHTPGEGLKRVAEGITASNGLAFSPDGRTLLWADTKAHAVSAFDVDGHDGSLSNRRVWRQFALRDTARPITEYGGRPDGAAMDSAGGYWLALFEGQRLLRLDPQGHTLAELPLPVRCPTMPCFGGADLRTLYITSSREKRPADELAAQPLAGGVLQMRVEVPGLPAYLARL; from the coding sequence ATGACCCTTCTTGATCCCGCGGCGCTGAGTGCGCTGCCCGTGCCGCATGCGCTGCTGGGCGAATCGCCGTTGTGGCATCCCGACGAGCAGGTGCTGTACTGGGTCGACATCCCCGGGCGCGTGCTGCACCGCTTTGACCCGCTGCGCGGCGAGCACCGGGCCTGGCCGCAGGCCTCTGATCCAGCCTGCTGCGTGCCGGTGCTGGGCGGCGGCCTGCTGCTGGCCATGCGCGACGGCCTGTGGCACTTCGACACCCGGCGCGGCGAGCGCACCCGGGTGGCCAAACCGCCGTACGACCCGGCCACCCAGCGCTTCAACGACGGCAAGGCCGATGCGCAGGGCCGCTTCTGGATCGGCACCATCGACGATGCCCGCGAGCCGCGCGCCGCGCTGTACTGCCACACGCCCGGCGAGGGCCTGAAGCGCGTGGCCGAAGGCATCACCGCCAGCAACGGCCTGGCCTTCAGCCCCGACGGGCGCACGCTGCTGTGGGCCGATACCAAGGCCCATGCGGTCAGTGCCTTCGATGTTGACGGCCACGACGGCAGCCTGTCGAACCGCCGCGTCTGGCGGCAGTTTGCGCTGCGCGACACGGCTCGGCCGATCACCGAGTACGGCGGCCGGCCCGATGGCGCGGCCATGGACAGTGCCGGCGGCTACTGGCTGGCGCTGTTCGAGGGCCAGCGCCTGCTGCGCCTCGATCCGCAAGGCCACACGCTGGCCGAGCTGCCGCTGCCGGTGCGCTGCCCCACCATGCCCTGCTTTGGCGGCGCCGACCTGCGCACCCTGTACATCACCAGCTCGCGCGAGAAGCGACCGGCCGACGAGCTGGCCGCCCAGCCGCTGGCCGGTGGCGTGCTGCAGATGCGGGTGGAGGTGCCGGGGCTGCCGGCCTACCTGGCGCGGCTGTAG
- a CDS encoding GNAT family N-acetyltransferase, translating into MPQADIRLQSADSPELLDAARVLFREYAQQLGIDLCFQNFDAELAELPGAYAPPQGGLLLAFVDGELAACGAFRPLPDVDYANASEMKRLYVRRAFRRFGLGRLMAQALIDAATGAGYSCMLLDTLDDMEAARGLYETLGFFEVPPYYFNPIPGAHYLKVDLA; encoded by the coding sequence ATGCCGCAAGCCGACATCCGCCTGCAGTCTGCCGACTCGCCCGAACTGCTCGACGCCGCGCGCGTGCTGTTTCGCGAGTACGCGCAGCAGCTGGGCATCGACCTGTGCTTCCAGAACTTCGACGCCGAGCTGGCCGAGCTGCCCGGCGCCTATGCGCCGCCGCAGGGCGGGCTGCTGCTGGCCTTCGTCGACGGCGAGCTGGCGGCCTGCGGCGCCTTTCGGCCGCTGCCCGATGTGGACTATGCCAACGCCAGCGAGATGAAGCGCCTGTACGTGCGCCGCGCCTTCCGCCGCTTCGGCCTGGGCCGGCTGATGGCGCAGGCGCTGATCGACGCCGCCACCGGTGCCGGCTACTCGTGCATGCTGCTCGACACGCTCGACGACATGGAGGCCGCGCGCGGCCTCTACGAGACCCTGGGTTTCTTCGAGGTACCGCCCTACTATTTCAACCCGATCCCCGGCGCGCACTACCTGAAGGTGGATCTGGCCTGA
- a CDS encoding cytochrome b/b6 domain-containing protein → MSLEAHTQAVRVWDLPTRLFHWLLAAAVLGLFVTGQIGGNLIVWHMRLGLLVGALLVFRLLWGVVGGRWSRFASFVRGPGTVLRYLRGQTQASEHLDVGHNPLGAGSVLAMLALLALQVGSGLVADDEIATTGPLNRFVSSDLALQATAWHAGIGRWLLVALVVLHVLAIVLYARRGKRLLPPMISGDKQLPASTPASTDSLTTRLLAAVLAAACAAAALWLARLGG, encoded by the coding sequence ATGTCGCTCGAAGCTCACACCCAAGCGGTGCGGGTGTGGGATCTGCCCACCCGCCTGTTCCATTGGCTGCTGGCCGCGGCCGTGCTGGGCCTGTTCGTCACTGGCCAGATCGGCGGCAACCTGATCGTCTGGCACATGCGCCTGGGCCTGCTGGTGGGCGCGCTGCTGGTGTTCAGGCTGCTGTGGGGCGTGGTGGGCGGGCGCTGGTCGCGTTTTGCCAGCTTTGTGCGCGGGCCGGGCACGGTGCTGCGCTACCTGCGCGGGCAGACCCAGGCGTCCGAGCACCTGGATGTCGGCCACAACCCGCTGGGCGCCGGCTCGGTGCTGGCCATGCTGGCGCTGCTGGCGCTGCAAGTGGGCAGCGGCCTGGTGGCCGACGACGAGATCGCCACCACCGGCCCCTTGAACCGCTTCGTGTCGAGCGATCTGGCGCTGCAGGCCACGGCCTGGCATGCCGGGATCGGCCGCTGGCTGCTGGTGGCGCTGGTGGTTCTGCATGTGCTGGCCATCGTGCTGTACGCGCGGCGCGGCAAGCGCCTGCTGCCGCCGATGATCAGCGGCGACAAGCAGCTGCCCGCCAGCACTCCGGCCAGCACCGATTCGCTGACCACCCGCCTGCTGGCCGCCGTGCTGGCCGCCGCCTGCGCGGCCGCCGCGCTGTGGCTGGCCCGGCTGGGCGGCTGA
- a CDS encoding c-type cytochrome codes for MKHLLLAPVAALTLLTSLPAAAQFQKPEDAIKYRQGAFVVMAAHFSRVAAMAQGKVPFDAKAAAFNANIANSLAALPFTAFGEGTDKGLPHRAKPEIWKEAAKYKAAADKMVTEMGKLDAAAKTGSLDAIKAAAGGVGQSCKACHDDFRAEKYSN; via the coding sequence ATGAAACACCTGCTGCTGGCGCCCGTCGCCGCCCTGACCCTGCTGACCAGCCTGCCCGCTGCCGCCCAGTTCCAGAAGCCCGAGGACGCGATCAAGTACCGCCAGGGCGCGTTTGTGGTGATGGCCGCGCACTTCAGCCGCGTGGCCGCCATGGCCCAGGGCAAGGTGCCGTTCGATGCCAAGGCCGCCGCCTTCAATGCCAACATCGCCAACAGCCTGGCCGCGCTGCCCTTCACCGCGTTTGGCGAAGGCACCGACAAGGGCCTGCCGCACCGCGCCAAGCCCGAGATCTGGAAGGAAGCCGCCAAGTACAAGGCCGCCGCCGACAAGATGGTGACCGAGATGGGCAAGCTGGACGCCGCCGCCAAGACCGGCAGCCTGGACGCGATCAAGGCCGCCGCGGGCGGTGTGGGCCAGAGCTGCAAGGCCTGCCACGACGACTTCCGGGCCGAGAAGTACAGCAACTGA
- a CDS encoding alanyl-tRNA editing protein, whose translation MATEELFRDDATLAQCEATITAVSEAGIELDRTVFYPQGGGQAGDAGMLTRADGTGLAVADTRKGAGPGQILHLPAPDADLSGWQPGQRVRAAIDMARRQAHRRFHTATHLLCALVPHPVDGCSITAGYARLDFHMTEPLDKDALSAGIARLVAAAHPVQPRWISEAELDANPGLVRSMSVQPPRSADGQGRIRLIEIAGVDLQPCGGTHVANTAEIGAVVVTKIEKKSAKTRRVVLGFSSQA comes from the coding sequence ATGGCCACTGAAGAACTGTTTCGCGACGACGCCACGCTGGCCCAGTGCGAGGCCACCATCACCGCGGTCAGCGAGGCCGGCATCGAGCTCGACCGCACCGTGTTCTACCCCCAGGGCGGTGGCCAGGCCGGCGATGCCGGCATGCTCACCCGGGCCGATGGCACCGGGCTGGCCGTGGCCGATACGCGCAAGGGCGCCGGGCCCGGCCAGATCCTGCATCTGCCCGCCCCCGACGCCGACCTGTCGGGCTGGCAGCCCGGCCAGCGCGTGCGCGCGGCCATCGACATGGCCCGGCGCCAGGCCCACCGGCGCTTTCACACCGCCACGCACCTGCTGTGCGCGCTGGTGCCGCACCCGGTGGACGGCTGCTCGATCACCGCCGGCTACGCGCGGCTCGACTTCCACATGACCGAGCCGCTCGACAAGGACGCGCTCAGCGCCGGCATCGCGCGCCTGGTGGCCGCGGCGCACCCGGTGCAGCCGCGCTGGATCAGCGAGGCCGAGCTTGACGCCAACCCCGGCCTGGTGCGCAGCATGAGCGTGCAGCCGCCGCGATCGGCCGACGGCCAGGGCCGCATCCGCCTGATCGAGATCGCCGGCGTCGACCTGCAGCCCTGTGGCGGCACGCATGTGGCCAACACCGCCGAGATCGGCGCCGTGGTGGTCACCAAGATCGAAAAGAAGAGCGCGAAGACCCGGCGCGTGGTGCTGGGCTTCAGTTCACAAGCGTGA